A single window of Nocardia sp. NBC_01327 DNA harbors:
- a CDS encoding glutamyl-tRNA reductase gives MSVLLVGISHRSAPVAVLEKIAITEHDRPKLTEKMLASSHVSEAMIVSTCNRVEIYAVVDAFHPALGEISELLTKHSGLPLPELTKYAYVRYAEAAAEHLFAVASGLDSMVIGEQQVLSQIRAAYAASDSQQASGRTLHELAQHSLRVGKRVHSETGIDRAGASVVSVALDRARLVLGPLTGRTALVLGAGAMGGLAVAQLARAGVARIIVVNRTLERAQRLANTATTMHGVAATAMDIEQLVEAMAVAEVVVTCTGAVGTVVSIADVHNALSAADSTAQLVICDLGLPRDVDHAVAGLPGVTVIDMETLQRDPSAGAAADDTAAARTIVAEELTKYLAGQRMAEVTPTVAALRQMAADVVEGELLRLDSRLPELDAAHREEVARTVRRVVDKLLHAPTVRVKQLASTPGGDSYAEALRELFELKPGAAQAVAAPMEISAPAGQLADDFTAAHSGDEQGLTA, from the coding sequence ATGAGTGTGCTTCTCGTCGGGATCTCGCATCGCAGCGCTCCAGTTGCGGTGCTGGAGAAGATCGCGATCACCGAGCACGATCGGCCCAAGCTGACCGAGAAGATGCTGGCCTCCAGCCATGTCTCCGAAGCGATGATCGTCTCCACCTGCAATCGCGTCGAGATCTACGCCGTGGTCGACGCCTTCCACCCCGCGCTGGGCGAGATCAGCGAACTGCTGACCAAGCACTCCGGGCTGCCGCTGCCGGAGCTCACCAAGTACGCCTACGTGCGCTACGCCGAGGCCGCCGCCGAGCATCTGTTCGCGGTGGCGTCCGGCCTGGATTCGATGGTGATCGGTGAGCAGCAGGTGCTCAGCCAGATCCGCGCCGCCTACGCGGCCTCCGATTCGCAGCAGGCCTCCGGGCGCACGCTGCACGAGCTGGCGCAGCATTCGCTGCGCGTCGGCAAGCGGGTGCACTCCGAGACCGGGATCGACCGGGCGGGCGCCTCCGTGGTGTCGGTGGCGCTGGATCGGGCCCGGCTGGTGCTGGGTCCGCTGACCGGGCGCACCGCGCTGGTGCTGGGCGCGGGCGCCATGGGCGGGCTCGCGGTGGCACAGCTGGCGCGGGCCGGGGTCGCGCGCATCATCGTGGTGAACCGGACGCTGGAACGTGCACAGCGGCTTGCCAATACGGCCACCACCATGCACGGCGTCGCCGCCACGGCGATGGATATCGAGCAGCTGGTCGAGGCCATGGCCGTGGCCGAAGTGGTGGTCACCTGCACCGGCGCGGTGGGCACGGTGGTGAGCATCGCCGATGTGCACAATGCGCTGTCCGCCGCCGATTCGACCGCGCAGCTGGTCATCTGCGATCTGGGCCTGCCGCGCGATGTGGATCACGCGGTGGCCGGACTGCCCGGTGTGACGGTCATCGATATGGAGACCCTGCAGCGGGATCCGTCGGCAGGCGCGGCCGCCGACGATACCGCCGCGGCGCGCACCATCGTCGCCGAGGAACTCACCAAATACCTTGCCGGACAGCGCATGGCCGAGGTCACCCCGACCGTCGCCGCGCTGCGGCAGATGGCCGCCGATGTGGTCGAGGGCGAGCTGCTGCGCTTGGACTCGCGACTACCCGAGCTGGACGCCGCGCACCGCGAAGAGGTCGCTCGCACCGTGCGCCGCGTGGTGGACAAGCTGCTGCACGCGCCGACGGTGCGGGTCAAGCAGTTGGCGTCCACACCCGGCGGTGACAGTTACGCCGAGGCGCTCCGGGAGTTGTTCGAACTGAAACCCGGTGCGGCGCAGGCGGTTGCGGCGCCGATGGAGATCTCCGCGCCGGCCGGTCAGCTGGCCGACGATTTCACCGCCGCCCATTCGGGGGACGAACAGGGGCTGACCGCATGA
- a CDS encoding redox-sensing transcriptional repressor Rex has protein sequence MTEQHETPQSGVSGKALQKDIPQATVARLATYLRVLAVLADDAVAIVSSEELAVAAGVGSAKLRKDLSFLGPNGVRGVGYDVIKLRDRIEDVLGLSEGHRVVLVGAGNLGRALVGYGGFRRRGFAMVGLFDNDPALIGTPVCGLPVRDVAELSGAVAELAPTIAVITTPDAHAQAVCDLLVAAGVLCILSFSPVALDAPPHVEVRRVDLAVEMQLLSFELARNAEAAGETVSAAAAVPVGVRSAPRNTAAAMNCTPITTSHAAARPSGGTETASKGAVVQP, from the coding sequence GTGACGGAGCAGCATGAGACGCCGCAGAGTGGTGTCTCCGGCAAGGCTCTGCAGAAGGACATCCCGCAGGCCACAGTGGCGCGTCTGGCCACTTATCTCCGGGTGCTCGCCGTTCTCGCCGACGATGCTGTTGCCATCGTATCGAGTGAGGAACTGGCTGTCGCGGCGGGTGTCGGTTCCGCCAAGTTGCGCAAGGATCTTTCCTTCCTCGGACCCAACGGTGTCCGAGGTGTCGGATATGACGTGATCAAGCTTCGCGACCGCATCGAGGATGTGCTCGGACTCTCCGAGGGACATCGGGTGGTGCTGGTGGGCGCGGGCAATCTGGGCCGGGCACTGGTCGGGTACGGCGGATTCCGCCGCCGCGGTTTCGCCATGGTCGGCCTCTTCGACAATGATCCGGCGCTGATCGGTACGCCGGTCTGCGGTTTGCCGGTACGCGATGTGGCCGAATTGTCCGGTGCGGTGGCCGAACTGGCGCCGACCATCGCGGTCATCACCACGCCCGATGCCCATGCCCAGGCCGTCTGCGATCTGCTGGTCGCCGCCGGGGTGCTGTGCATTCTCAGCTTCTCGCCCGTCGCGCTGGACGCGCCGCCGCACGTAGAGGTGCGGCGCGTGGATCTCGCGGTGGAGATGCAGTTGCTGTCCTTCGAGCTGGCCCGCAATGCGGAGGCCGCCGGGGAGACGGTGAGCGCGGCCGCCGCGGTTCCGGTGGGTGTGCGCTCGGCGCCCCGGAATACGGCGGCGGCGATGAACTGCACGCCGATAACGACTTCACATGCGGCAGCGCGGCCGTCGGGCGGCACTGAGACAGCCAGCAAGGGAGCGGTGGTCCAGCCATGA
- a CDS encoding glutaredoxin family protein has protein sequence MNVSTPSVTLLTRNGCGLCAVALEQLRPICADFGIEVETVDVDEAAATDPALRAEYGDRLPVVLLNGREHSYFDVDEARLRADLSR, from the coding sequence ATGAACGTTTCCACCCCCTCGGTGACCCTGTTGACCCGCAATGGCTGCGGACTCTGCGCGGTCGCGCTGGAGCAATTGCGGCCGATCTGCGCCGATTTCGGCATCGAGGTCGAGACCGTGGATGTCGACGAGGCCGCGGCGACCGATCCGGCCCTGCGCGCCGAATACGGCGATCGGCTGCCGGTGGTGCTGCTCAACGGTCGTGAGCACAGCTATTTCGATGTGGACGAGGCGCGCTTACGCGCCGACCTGAGCCGGTGA
- a CDS encoding HAD family hydrolase, protein MVPERSKEAGQGSKDSRSGLIAGRFGEFAPRWGQGLQDQFTRITRSPFGPSDEEVRANLAGEASADAALALHDAELALYDEPRPAIPRDLTAAAFFDVDNTMVQGASIVHFARGLAARKYFKTSDLVDIAWKQVKFRVTGKENSADMSSGKERALEFIAGRPTAELAALGEEIYDEIIADKIWPGTRALAQMHLDAGQQVWLVTATPVELAQVIAKRLGLTGALGTVAESHDGVFTGRLVGDILHGLGKAHAVRTLAIREGLNLKRCTAYSDSHNDVPMLSLVGTAVAINPDADLREVAKNRGWEIRDFRTGRKAAKVGVPTALALGAAGGAAAAVLSRKREAKAS, encoded by the coding sequence CTGGTGCCGGAACGATCGAAAGAGGCCGGACAGGGTTCGAAGGACTCGCGGTCGGGCTTGATCGCGGGCAGATTCGGTGAATTCGCGCCCCGCTGGGGACAGGGTCTGCAGGACCAGTTCACCCGAATCACGCGGAGCCCGTTCGGTCCCAGCGATGAAGAGGTGCGCGCCAATCTGGCGGGCGAGGCCAGCGCCGATGCCGCGCTCGCCCTGCACGACGCCGAACTCGCACTGTACGACGAGCCGAGACCCGCGATTCCGCGTGATCTCACCGCCGCCGCGTTCTTCGATGTGGACAACACCATGGTGCAGGGTGCGTCCATCGTGCATTTCGCGCGCGGGCTGGCCGCGCGCAAATACTTCAAGACCTCGGATCTGGTCGATATCGCCTGGAAACAGGTGAAATTCCGGGTCACCGGCAAAGAGAACAGCGCCGATATGAGCAGCGGTAAGGAGCGCGCCCTCGAGTTCATCGCCGGCCGCCCCACCGCCGAATTGGCGGCGCTCGGCGAGGAGATCTACGACGAGATCATCGCCGACAAGATCTGGCCGGGCACCCGGGCGCTCGCGCAGATGCATCTCGATGCCGGACAACAGGTTTGGCTGGTCACCGCGACACCGGTGGAACTGGCGCAGGTCATCGCCAAGCGGCTGGGTCTCACCGGTGCGCTGGGCACCGTCGCGGAAAGCCACGACGGCGTATTCACCGGCCGCCTGGTGGGCGACATCCTGCACGGGCTGGGCAAGGCGCATGCGGTGCGCACCCTCGCCATTCGTGAGGGGCTGAACCTCAAACGCTGTACCGCCTACTCCGACAGCCACAATGACGTGCCCATGCTCTCGCTGGTAGGCACGGCGGTGGCCATCAATCCCGATGCGGACTTGCGCGAGGTCGCCAAGAACCGCGGCTGGGAGATCCGGGACTTCCGCACCGGCCGCAAGGCCGCGAAAGTCGGTGTGCCGACGGCACTTGCGCTAGGCGCGGCCGGGGGCGCCGCAGCCGCGGTGCTGAGCCGCAAACGCGAAGCCAAAGCGAGCTGA
- a CDS encoding lysophospholipid acyltransferase family protein: MSDVAKVIRLHDVDIEARHRPSRVWPGEPALKPVTSLTDRLAEVESRQPKSLSEMIRGAVVEGVGRTADFARRRLTGDYQVDEFGLDEHLLESVILPMLRPLSDLWFRVEVSGIENIPEAGGALLVANHAGTVPLDGLMLQLAVHDRHPKQRVLRLLAADLIFETPVVGGLARKAGHTLACPADAERLLRAGEVAGVFPEGYKGIGKPFGDRYKLQRFGRGGFVAAAVRTGVPIIPVSIVGSEEIYPKIADLKPLARLLGMPYFPVTPTFPHLGPLGAIPFPSKWYIEFGEPIPTGEYEPEAADDPMTMFEITDQVRETIQGTLYKLLTKRRNPFTG, translated from the coding sequence ATGAGTGATGTAGCGAAGGTGATTCGTCTTCACGACGTGGATATCGAGGCACGGCATCGGCCGTCGCGGGTCTGGCCGGGGGAGCCGGCGCTCAAGCCGGTGACCTCACTGACCGATCGCCTCGCCGAAGTCGAGTCCCGGCAGCCGAAGTCGCTGAGCGAGATGATCCGGGGGGCGGTGGTCGAGGGGGTCGGCCGCACCGCGGATTTCGCCCGGCGCCGCCTGACCGGTGATTACCAGGTCGACGAATTCGGCCTGGACGAACATCTGCTGGAATCGGTGATCCTGCCGATGCTGCGCCCGCTCTCGGACCTGTGGTTCCGGGTGGAGGTCAGCGGTATCGAGAACATTCCGGAGGCGGGCGGCGCGCTGCTCGTGGCCAATCACGCGGGCACGGTGCCGCTCGACGGGCTGATGCTGCAGCTGGCCGTGCACGATCGCCATCCCAAGCAGCGGGTGCTGCGCCTGCTGGCCGCCGATCTCATCTTCGAGACGCCGGTGGTGGGCGGTCTCGCGCGTAAGGCCGGGCATACCCTGGCCTGCCCCGCCGACGCCGAAAGGCTGTTGCGCGCAGGGGAAGTCGCGGGCGTGTTCCCGGAGGGCTACAAGGGCATCGGCAAGCCGTTCGGTGACCGCTACAAGCTGCAGCGTTTCGGCCGTGGCGGTTTCGTGGCGGCGGCGGTGCGCACCGGGGTGCCGATCATTCCGGTCTCGATCGTCGGTTCGGAGGAGATCTACCCGAAGATCGCCGATCTCAAGCCGCTCGCGCGCCTGCTGGGCATGCCGTATTTCCCGGTGACTCCGACATTCCCGCATCTGGGCCCGCTGGGCGCGATTCCGTTCCCGTCGAAGTGGTACATCGAATTCGGTGAGCCGATTCCGACGGGCGAATACGAGCCCGAGGCCGCCGACGATCCGATGACCATGTTCGAGATCACCGATCAGGTCCGCGAAACGATTCAGGGCACGCTCTACAAGTTGCTGACAAAGCGCCGGAATCCCTTCACCGGCTAG
- a CDS encoding NAD-dependent epimerase/dehydratase family protein, producing MVTGASRFFGGNVVARLAADPTIERIIAVDAKQPSPELLRRMGRAEFVRADIRNPLIRKVIDGNEVDTVVHPAALSRPPAGGGRAAMKDMNVLGAMQLFAVCRKASSVRRVVVRSSSAVYGCSAKDPVKFTEEMSARTPPRGWFARDMIEVEGFVRGLARRRPDICTAILRFPPIVGPQLANRGVQYFRSPVTPTILGRDPRMQLLHEEDAIASLTHAAIAAPGGTFNVAGDGAMALSQAIRRAGRIEMPVPYNVFRTVGRTLMGPVMREFTAEQIDYFHFGCGLDTTRMRTELGFQPRWTTVQAFDDFIGGAALRPVIDPRWIDAAENKLLGLLGAGTGAHQ from the coding sequence ATGGTGACCGGCGCGAGCCGGTTCTTCGGCGGCAATGTAGTGGCCAGGCTGGCCGCCGATCCCACGATCGAACGGATCATCGCGGTGGATGCCAAGCAACCGAGTCCGGAGTTGCTGCGCCGTATGGGCCGAGCCGAATTCGTACGCGCCGATATTCGAAATCCGTTGATACGCAAAGTTATCGACGGCAATGAAGTGGACACGGTGGTTCATCCCGCGGCATTGTCGCGCCCGCCCGCCGGTGGGGGCCGGGCGGCGATGAAGGATATGAACGTGCTGGGCGCCATGCAGTTGTTCGCGGTGTGCCGCAAGGCTTCCAGCGTGCGCCGCGTGGTGGTGCGCTCCTCCTCCGCCGTATACGGGTGCAGCGCCAAGGATCCGGTGAAATTCACCGAGGAAATGTCTGCGCGTACCCCGCCGCGGGGCTGGTTCGCCCGCGACATGATCGAGGTGGAGGGATTCGTGCGCGGCCTGGCGCGGCGTCGTCCCGATATCTGTACCGCGATATTGCGTTTCCCGCCGATTGTGGGCCCGCAGTTGGCGAATCGCGGTGTGCAGTATTTCCGTTCGCCGGTGACCCCGACGATCTTGGGGCGTGATCCGCGAATGCAACTGCTGCACGAGGAAGATGCGATTGCCTCGCTCACACACGCCGCGATTGCCGCGCCAGGGGGTACCTTCAACGTAGCGGGTGACGGCGCGATGGCATTGTCGCAGGCGATCCGCCGGGCGGGCCGGATAGAAATGCCGGTGCCGTACAACGTGTTCCGCACTGTCGGCCGCACCCTCATGGGTCCGGTGATGCGGGAGTTCACCGCCGAACAAATCGACTATTTCCATTTCGGTTGCGGTCTGGACACCACCAGGATGCGCACCGAACTGGGTTTTCAGCCGCGCTGGACCACAGTGCAGGCATTCGACGACTTCATAGGGGGCGCAGCGTTGCGGCCCGTGATCGATCCTCGCTGGATCGACGCCGCAGAGAACAAACTTCTCGGCCTGCTCGGGGCTGGGACGGGAGCACACCAATGA
- a CDS encoding 30S ribosomal protein bS22 codes for MGSVIKKRRKRMSKKKHRKLLRRTRVQRRKLGK; via the coding sequence ATGGGTTCTGTGATCAAGAAGCGCCGCAAGCGCATGTCGAAGAAGAAGCACCGCAAGCTGCTTCGCCGCACGCGCGTTCAGCGCAGGAAACTCGGCAAATAA
- a CDS encoding helix-turn-helix domain-containing protein, translating into MMSGNSQARSANTPVSAVGNVLGGGTQFLTVAEVANLMRVSKMTVYRLVHSGELPAVRVGRSFRVHAKAVHDYLETSYFDAG; encoded by the coding sequence ATGATGTCTGGAAACAGTCAAGCGAGGTCCGCAAACACCCCAGTCAGCGCAGTCGGAAATGTTCTCGGCGGTGGAACACAGTTCCTTACCGTCGCCGAGGTGGCGAATCTGATGCGGGTATCCAAAATGACGGTGTACCGGTTGGTGCATTCCGGAGAGCTGCCCGCAGTGCGGGTGGGTCGTTCGTTCCGGGTGCACGCTAAAGCCGTGCACGACTACCTGGAGACGTCCTACTTCGACGCGGGGTGA
- the proC gene encoding pyrroline-5-carboxylate reductase, whose protein sequence is MTRIAVIGGGRIGEALIAGLLESGRVSKDLVVVEPVPARAELLAQRFGIRVTEAVAEAAVGADLIVIAVKPQDVDGVVLELAKAELGEQEQEAVVVSLAAGVPTGRIEVKLPAGFPVVRVMSNTPMLVGQGMSAIAPGRYARKEQLALVSEMLESVGKVVTVPESQMDAVTAVSGSGPAYFFLVVEAMVDASVGLGLTRDVATTLVVQTMLGSAALLEESGQSAAELRAGVTSPAGTTAAALRELERGAVRSAFHEALNAAKRRSVELAGTAE, encoded by the coding sequence ATGACAAGGATTGCGGTGATCGGTGGAGGCCGGATCGGGGAGGCGCTGATCGCCGGGCTCCTCGAATCCGGACGGGTGAGCAAGGATCTGGTGGTGGTCGAGCCGGTGCCGGCTCGCGCAGAGTTGCTGGCGCAGCGTTTCGGGATCCGGGTTACCGAGGCGGTGGCCGAGGCCGCCGTGGGCGCCGATCTGATCGTGATCGCCGTGAAGCCGCAGGATGTCGACGGCGTGGTCCTCGAGCTGGCCAAGGCCGAGCTCGGCGAGCAGGAGCAGGAGGCCGTGGTGGTCTCGCTGGCCGCCGGCGTGCCGACCGGCCGCATCGAGGTGAAGCTGCCCGCCGGTTTCCCGGTGGTGCGGGTCATGTCGAACACCCCGATGCTGGTGGGCCAGGGCATGAGCGCCATCGCGCCCGGCCGCTACGCCCGCAAGGAGCAGCTGGCCCTGGTCTCGGAAATGCTGGAGTCGGTCGGCAAGGTGGTGACCGTCCCCGAATCGCAGATGGACGCGGTGACCGCCGTATCCGGTTCGGGCCCGGCGTATTTCTTCCTCGTGGTCGAGGCCATGGTCGATGCGTCCGTCGGCCTGGGCCTGACCCGCGATGTGGCCACCACGCTGGTGGTGCAGACCATGCTCGGTTCGGCCGCGCTGCTGGAGGAGTCGGGCCAGAGTGCCGCGGAGTTGCGCGCGGGCGTCACCTCGCCCGCCGGGACCACGGCGGCGGCATTGCGGGAACTGGAGCGGGGTGCGGTGCGCTCGGCTTTCCACGAGGCGCTGAACGCCGCTAAACGTCGTTCTGTCGAGTTGGCCGGGACCGCCGAATAG
- a CDS encoding thioesterase family protein, translating to MTTELTVEREPASSPVDAPFSRVCALTELPSDDSGIGRYRGVIESIWTIGKKLHGGTMVAGSAAAATEWLRRTAPERAEMFPIAASSDFLGAPDPGEVEYEVRTRKIGRQICLIDASLIQGGRVLVHTAFTFGHLDDTAPAYAADHAQDMPAEPPADALAYDDRNPMGKMVHVAQGSSVAIDTKWARFLAGETAEPRLRLWIRPLGGDEQDPDVAAFFAMMAADMSPPVPMNLGQFGWAPTVQLTTYLRRRPAPGWLRVIAHSREVGGRMFDEDQMVIDSTGAVVAQSRQLALIPQAR from the coding sequence ATGACAACGGAGTTGACCGTCGAACGTGAACCGGCGAGTAGCCCGGTCGACGCGCCCTTCAGCCGCGTCTGCGCCCTGACCGAATTGCCCTCGGACGACTCGGGCATCGGCCGCTACCGGGGTGTCATCGAGTCCATCTGGACCATCGGCAAGAAGCTGCACGGCGGCACCATGGTCGCCGGCAGCGCCGCGGCCGCCACCGAATGGCTGCGCCGCACCGCCCCCGAGCGTGCGGAGATGTTCCCGATCGCCGCCAGCTCCGACTTCCTCGGCGCCCCGGATCCGGGCGAGGTCGAGTACGAGGTCCGCACCCGCAAGATCGGCCGCCAGATCTGCCTGATCGACGCCAGCCTGATCCAGGGCGGCCGCGTGCTGGTGCACACCGCTTTCACCTTCGGGCATCTCGATGACACCGCACCGGCGTACGCCGCCGACCACGCGCAGGACATGCCCGCCGAGCCCCCGGCCGACGCGCTCGCCTACGACGACCGCAACCCGATGGGCAAGATGGTCCATGTGGCACAGGGCTCTTCGGTCGCCATCGATACGAAGTGGGCCCGATTCCTCGCCGGCGAAACCGCGGAACCCCGTCTGCGCCTGTGGATTCGCCCGCTCGGCGGTGATGAGCAGGATCCGGACGTCGCCGCCTTCTTCGCCATGATGGCCGCCGACATGTCCCCGCCCGTCCCGATGAACCTCGGCCAATTCGGCTGGGCGCCAACGGTTCAGCTCACGACCTACCTCCGCCGCCGCCCGGCGCCGGGCTGGCTGCGCGTCATCGCGCACAGCCGCGAGGTGGGCGGCCGCATGTTCGACGAAGATCAAATGGTGATCGACTCCACCGGAGCCGTCGTCGCCCAGAGCCGCCAGCTCGCCCTCATCCCGCAGGCGCGGTAG
- a CDS encoding sugar phosphate isomerase/epimerase family protein has product MGNIAQGANIENRAGRREVRVGLSTASVYPENTEAAFRYAAELGYDGVELMVWAEPASQSISIVQSFMHKYDIPVLAIHAPCLLISQRVWGSDPVAKLTRSVHTAEALGAATVVVHPPFRWQRRYADGFAEQVAELENDSPVSVAVENMFPMRVDTLFGRSGNSIRRLERRGGPGPSITTFSPSFDPTDTGYRHYTLDTSHTATAGTDALMLARRMGSGLTHLHLADGRGAATDEHLIPGEGTQPVAELCEMLVGNGFQGQAVIEVNTQMARTTMDRAAMLDRALTFARTHLNGVTPPVPEPEPTGVSRG; this is encoded by the coding sequence GTGGGGAATATCGCGCAGGGGGCGAACATCGAAAATCGAGCCGGGCGAAGGGAAGTCCGAGTCGGGCTTTCCACCGCGTCCGTGTATCCGGAGAACACCGAGGCCGCTTTCCGCTATGCGGCCGAGTTGGGTTACGACGGTGTGGAATTGATGGTGTGGGCCGAACCGGCCAGCCAGAGCATCTCCATCGTGCAATCCTTCATGCACAAATACGACATACCGGTGCTGGCCATTCATGCGCCGTGTCTGCTGATCTCGCAACGGGTCTGGGGGTCGGACCCCGTCGCGAAGCTCACGCGCAGCGTGCACACCGCCGAGGCGCTCGGAGCGGCCACCGTGGTGGTGCATCCGCCGTTCCGGTGGCAGCGCCGCTATGCCGACGGTTTCGCCGAGCAGGTGGCCGAATTGGAGAACGACAGTCCGGTGTCGGTCGCGGTGGAGAATATGTTCCCCATGCGGGTGGACACCCTCTTCGGCCGCAGCGGAAATTCCATTCGGCGTCTGGAGCGGCGCGGTGGTCCCGGACCGTCCATCACCACCTTCAGCCCGTCCTTCGATCCGACCGATACCGGCTACCGGCACTACACGCTCGACACCTCGCACACCGCGACGGCGGGCACCGATGCGCTGATGCTGGCCCGCCGCATGGGATCCGGGCTCACCCACCTGCATCTCGCCGACGGCCGCGGCGCCGCCACCGATGAGCACCTCATCCCCGGCGAGGGCACCCAGCCGGTCGCCGAACTGTGTGAAATGTTGGTCGGCAACGGTTTCCAGGGTCAGGCGGTGATCGAGGTCAATACCCAGATGGCCCGCACCACCATGGACCGCGCCGCCATGCTCGACCGCGCTCTCACCTTCGCCCGCACCCACCTCAACGGCGTCACCCCGCCGGTTCCGGAACCGGAGCCGACGGGTGTCAGCCGCGGCTGA
- a CDS encoding Ppx/GppA phosphatase family protein: MRLGVLDVGSNTVHLLVVDAHRGGHPMPMSSTKATLRLSESMDDQGRITPAGAARLTTTVAEFASIAKTSGCVELMAFATSAVREATNSEQVLARVRSQTGVNLQVLTGAEEARHTFLAVRRWYGWSAGRILNLDIGGGSLEMSNGADEQPDVALSLQLGAGRLTRDWLHHDPPGKRRVAVLRDWLDAELVVPSKQLLEVGRPDLAVGTSKTFRSLARLTGAAPSVAGVRVRRTLTSSGLRQLIAFISRMTAADRAELEGVSSDRSQQLVAGALVAEASMRALSLDTLEICPWALREGLILRKLDTDLDSEPITGGPNGGQPGTIETVSR; the protein is encoded by the coding sequence GTGCGGCTCGGTGTACTCGATGTGGGAAGCAATACCGTCCATCTGCTGGTGGTGGACGCGCATCGCGGTGGCCACCCGATGCCCATGAGCTCTACGAAGGCGACGTTGCGCCTCTCGGAAAGCATGGATGACCAGGGGCGCATCACGCCCGCGGGCGCGGCTCGGCTGACCACCACGGTCGCCGAATTCGCAAGCATCGCAAAAACTTCCGGATGTGTGGAGTTGATGGCGTTTGCTACTTCCGCGGTGCGCGAGGCGACCAATTCCGAACAGGTGTTGGCGCGGGTGCGCTCCCAGACCGGAGTGAATCTCCAGGTCTTGACAGGAGCCGAAGAAGCCCGGCACACCTTCCTCGCGGTGCGGCGCTGGTACGGCTGGAGCGCGGGACGAATTCTGAACCTCGATATCGGCGGTGGCTCGCTCGAGATGAGCAACGGCGCCGACGAACAGCCGGATGTGGCGCTGTCGCTGCAATTGGGCGCGGGACGCCTCACCCGGGATTGGCTGCATCACGATCCGCCGGGCAAGCGCCGAGTGGCGGTGCTGCGCGATTGGCTGGATGCTGAGTTGGTGGTGCCGTCCAAGCAGCTGCTCGAGGTCGGCCGCCCCGATCTCGCGGTGGGTACCTCGAAGACTTTCCGATCACTCGCCCGCCTGACGGGCGCGGCCCCCTCTGTTGCGGGAGTGCGTGTGCGGCGTACCCTCACCAGTTCCGGCCTGCGGCAGTTGATTGCGTTCATCTCGAGAATGACGGCCGCGGACCGGGCAGAATTGGAAGGCGTAAGTTCCGATCGGTCACAGCAATTGGTGGCCGGCGCGCTGGTCGCGGAGGCGAGTATGCGGGCATTGTCACTGGATACGCTGGAAATCTGTCCCTGGGCACTGCGTGAGGGATTGATCCTGCGAAAACTTGATACCGACCTGGATAGCGAACCGATAACTGGCGGACCGAACGGTGGCCAGCCGGGCACGATCGAAACGGTGTCTCGATGA
- a CDS encoding response regulator transcription factor, producing the protein MTSVLIVEDEESLADPLAFLLRKEGFEVTVVGDGPSALAEYDRSGADIVLLDLMLPGMSGTDVCKQLRARGSVPVIMVTARDSEIDKVVGLELGADDYVTKPYSSRELIARIRAVLRRGVGEEADSGSETSVLEAGPVRMDVDRHTVQVNGKPVTLPLKEFDLLEYLLRNSGRVLTRGQLIDRVWGADYVGDTKTLDVHVKRLRSKIEGDPAKPEHLVTVRGLGYKLEA; encoded by the coding sequence ATGACGAGTGTGCTGATCGTCGAGGACGAGGAGTCGCTGGCCGATCCGCTCGCATTCCTCCTGCGCAAGGAGGGGTTCGAGGTCACGGTGGTGGGCGACGGACCTTCGGCCTTGGCAGAGTACGACCGGTCGGGTGCGGACATCGTCCTGCTCGATCTGATGCTGCCCGGTATGAGCGGTACCGACGTGTGCAAGCAACTCCGTGCCCGCGGCAGTGTCCCGGTGATCATGGTGACCGCCCGCGACAGCGAGATCGACAAGGTGGTCGGCCTGGAACTGGGCGCCGACGACTACGTCACCAAGCCCTACTCCTCCCGTGAGCTGATCGCCCGTATCCGCGCCGTGCTGCGCCGCGGCGTCGGCGAGGAGGCCGACAGCGGCAGCGAGACCAGCGTCCTGGAGGCGGGCCCGGTCCGCATGGATGTGGACCGCCACACCGTGCAGGTGAACGGCAAGCCGGTCACCCTGCCGCTCAAGGAGTTCGACCTGCTCGAGTACCTGCTCCGCAACTCCGGCCGCGTCCTCACCCGAGGCCAGCTCATCGACCGCGTCTGGGGCGCCGACTATGTAGGCGACACAAAGACTCTCGACGTCCACGTCAAGCGCTTGCGCTCCAAGATCGAAGGCGACCCGGCCAAGCCGGAACACCTCGTCACGGTGCGCGGCCTCGGCTACAAGCTCGAAGCGTAG